One Chryseobacterium indoltheticum DNA segment encodes these proteins:
- a CDS encoding RNA 2'-phosphotransferase produces MNEQHKKKTSKFLSYVLRHHPEIIGLHLDENGWADVDELITKSTNDSQGFTFEELDEIVQTNDKKRFIFNEDKTRIRANQGHSIDINLALIPQQPPEFLYHGTAQRNIESILEKGIEKRNRQHVHLSQDIETATKVGMRHGKPIILTINTEKMFDDGIEFYLSENNVWLTDFVDIKYISQ; encoded by the coding sequence ATGAACGAACAGCATAAGAAAAAAACAAGCAAATTCCTGAGCTACGTTCTCAGGCATCATCCAGAAATTATCGGTTTGCATTTGGATGAAAACGGTTGGGCAGATGTTGACGAACTGATTACAAAATCCACAAACGATTCTCAAGGTTTTACTTTTGAAGAATTGGATGAAATTGTACAAACTAATGATAAAAAACGGTTTATTTTTAATGAAGATAAAACAAGAATCAGAGCAAATCAAGGGCATTCGATTGATATTAATTTAGCTTTAATTCCGCAACAGCCGCCAGAATTTCTCTACCATGGAACTGCGCAACGTAATATCGAATCCATTTTAGAAAAAGGAATTGAAAAAAGAAACCGACAACACGTTCATTTGAGTCAGGATATTGAAACGGCAACTAAAGTCGGAATGCGTCACGGAAAACCGATTATTCTAACCATCAATACAGAAAAAATGTTTGATGATGGGATAGAATTTTATCTTTCTGAAAATAATGTTTGGCTGACAGATTTTGTAGATATTAAATACATTTCGCAATAA